In Sander lucioperca isolate FBNREF2018 chromosome 12, SLUC_FBN_1.2, whole genome shotgun sequence, one DNA window encodes the following:
- the LOC116059194 gene encoding uncharacterized protein LOC116059194, whose protein sequence is MDKSFAAYRSPQFSTFFLIIVIFTYNGLLEREYLCKCEGWFRRFSCFTYSVIPTIILILLQLWTENVLNCKRKRGRITGLRVVKAVCVGSLWFISLLFKGDWVVCCFHSDLYCNTTIKLSEDGQKDIGELKQKSTIIGFFLVLVIIIGAAAMTSTRLKKKWIGKDYVKEEVRFDEKENVQKEIEREDLIEELKKKQEPAGPPVTQEWVPYQVRLSPPGHEDQIIHVELRSQKMNP, encoded by the exons ATGGACAAAAGCTTTGCAGCTTATAGGAGCCCACAATTCAGCACCTTTTTCTTAATCATTGTGATTTTTACTTACAATGGACTGCTTGAGAGGGAATACCTATGCAAATGTGAAGGATGGTTTAGAAGGTTTAGCTGCTTTACCTACTCGGTCATACCAACTATAATTTTAATTCTTTTACAACTATGGACTGAAAATGTATTGAATTGTAAACGCAAGAGGGGTAGGATTACAGGTTTACGCGTTGTCAAGGCAGTCTGCGTAGGTTCGCTGTGGTTTATCTCTTTGTTATTCAAGGGAGACTGGGTTGTTTGCTGTTTTCACTCTGATCTGTACTGCAATACAACTATCAAACTCTCAGAGGATGGACAGAAGGATATCGGCGAATTGAAACAGAAATCAACT attatCGGCTTCTTTTTGGTCTTAGTCATCATTATTGGGGCTGCCGCAATGACATCAACTAGATTGAAGAAAAAATGGATTGGTAAGGATTATGTCAAAGAAGAAGTGAGATTCGACGAAAAGGAAAATGTCCAgaaagagatagaaagagaaGACTTGATAGAAGaactcaaaaaaaaacaagaaccaGCCGGACCACCAGTAACCCAG GAATGGGTCCCTTACCAAGTCCGTCTTTCACCACCAGGACACGAG GATCAAATAATTCATGTTGAACTACGGAGCCAAAAg ATGAATCCATAA